The following coding sequences lie in one Negativicoccus succinicivorans genomic window:
- a CDS encoding transketolase, with amino-acid sequence MTALTEKQFSEVTAFARQMRRDILKMVTDAKSGHPGGSLSITDLLALLYNVEMNIDPMDSHRPNRDRLVLSKGHAAPGLYAALAGKGFFAKDELWHLRKIDAMLQGHPDMKHTPGVEMTTGSLGQGFSAACGMALNAKLENDAYHTFVIVGDGESQEGQVWEAAMFAGHYKLDTLTAFVDFNGLQIDGKITDVMSPLPLPEKFCAFNWHTIEVDGHDINALHEAITEARETKNMPTAIIMKTVKGKGIREMENQAGWHGKAPSLEQYNLYIKELEDE; translated from the coding sequence ATGACAGCACTCACAGAGAAACAATTTAGCGAGGTCACAGCCTTTGCCCGGCAAATGCGTCGTGATATTTTAAAAATGGTGACAGACGCGAAAAGTGGGCATCCCGGCGGATCATTATCAATTACTGATTTGCTGGCATTGCTTTATAACGTGGAGATGAATATCGATCCGATGGATTCGCATCGTCCGAATCGTGACCGTTTGGTGCTTTCCAAAGGCCATGCTGCACCAGGTTTGTACGCGGCATTGGCGGGCAAGGGCTTTTTTGCTAAAGACGAACTTTGGCATTTACGTAAAATTGATGCTATGCTGCAAGGCCATCCGGACATGAAACATACACCGGGGGTGGAAATGACGACAGGCTCTCTTGGACAGGGATTCAGTGCGGCATGCGGTATGGCCTTGAATGCAAAACTTGAAAATGACGCGTATCATACGTTTGTTATTGTAGGTGACGGCGAATCGCAGGAAGGTCAAGTATGGGAAGCTGCAATGTTTGCAGGCCATTATAAACTGGATACCTTGACGGCGTTTGTCGACTTTAACGGATTGCAAATCGACGGTAAAATTACTGATGTTATGTCGCCGTTACCATTGCCGGAAAAATTCTGCGCCTTTAATTGGCATACTATTGAAGTGGACGGCCATGATATCAATGCGCTGCACGAAGCAATTACCGAAGCGCGAGAAACAAAGAACATGCCGACTGCTATTATTATGAAAACCGTAAAAGGCAAAGGAATTCGTGAAATGGAGAATCAGGCAGGTTGGCATGGCAAAGCTCCATCGCTCGAACAATACAACTTGTATATAAAAGAATTGGAGGATGAATAA
- the csaB gene encoding polysaccharide pyruvyl transferase CsaB — MKRPRILISGYYGFGNAGDEAMLTAILGALYEREPNAIVTAISGNPAQTRETHGVRAISRLAMPQILREVSRCDLLISGGGSLLQDVTSKRSLYYYLGIIRLALWCKKPVFLYAQGIGPLFRPAARNTVRDVLNRTQAITVRDEGSQALLTELGVTTPPIAVTADAVLAMHPGDPDIGRMLMRRYGVSGIAPKIGVSVREWPGNGQYKHKLVQACDELQHRTEGQIIFVPMQYPEDKAAAEDIASAMQKPAVVLDEAYTTAELMGIIGALDVLVGIRLHALIFAALMGVPSVGISYDPKVDRFLESVGEKAIATIDTVDVDALVELTLKRLQAGVSDTERKQIAILRSRSEATADYALRLLGREKHNDSTHRETI; from the coding sequence ATGAAGAGGCCTAGAATCCTGATATCCGGTTATTACGGATTTGGAAACGCCGGCGACGAAGCGATGCTGACGGCTATTTTGGGCGCATTGTATGAACGTGAACCCAACGCAATAGTGACCGCTATCTCCGGTAACCCTGCACAAACACGCGAAACGCATGGTGTACGCGCCATTTCCCGTTTGGCAATGCCTCAAATTTTGCGCGAAGTAAGTCGTTGTGATTTACTGATCAGCGGCGGTGGGAGCTTGCTGCAAGATGTAACGAGCAAACGTAGCTTGTATTATTATCTGGGCATTATTCGTTTGGCACTTTGGTGTAAAAAGCCGGTGTTTTTATATGCACAGGGGATCGGACCGTTATTCCGACCGGCGGCTCGCAACACGGTGAGAGATGTTTTGAATCGTACTCAAGCGATTACGGTTCGCGACGAAGGCTCGCAAGCACTTTTGACCGAGCTGGGTGTTACAACCCCACCGATTGCCGTGACAGCGGACGCCGTGTTGGCGATGCATCCGGGGGATCCTGATATCGGCCGCATGTTAATGCGACGGTACGGTGTTTCCGGCATTGCACCGAAAATCGGCGTGTCGGTGCGTGAATGGCCCGGAAACGGTCAGTATAAGCATAAACTTGTACAAGCCTGCGATGAACTGCAGCACCGGACAGAAGGCCAGATCATTTTTGTACCGATGCAATACCCGGAAGATAAAGCGGCGGCCGAAGATATTGCAAGTGCCATGCAGAAGCCGGCGGTTGTTTTGGACGAAGCATATACCACCGCAGAACTCATGGGAATTATCGGCGCCCTGGATGTGTTAGTAGGTATTCGTTTGCATGCGCTGATTTTTGCCGCTTTAATGGGTGTACCTTCGGTAGGAATTTCGTATGACCCGAAAGTGGATCGTTTTTTGGAAAGCGTTGGCGAAAAAGCTATTGCAACCATTGACACTGTGGATGTCGATGCATTGGTAGAACTTACTTTGAAACGTTTACAGGCAGGTGTTTCCGATACGGAGCGTAAACAAATAGCGATCTTGCGCTCCCGCTCGGAAGCGACAGCGGACTACGCACTCCGGTTATTGGGAAGGGAGAAGCATAATGACAGCACTCACAGAGAAACAATTTAG
- a CDS encoding murein hydrolase activator EnvC family protein has translation MRRWKKGVAWLLIWAFCQGFAVPSLAENLEDELSDVQSQMNEAQHRKELAEEQIGSVSELLRQIQSELDVALNELHAIEVQQSQVNAQIQQTEVELAAAQKRLDERERILNKRLRDVYMHGKLNYLEVILGAKNFTDFANRLEFLKRIVSADLNLIAEIRAERELILQKKQQLEAQRQQLAQLQAEAEAKKTVVENKKQDQLIVLARLQDEKALAEASYAELQATSQDIEARIRARQQQGASAGQVVHGSGVFVWPTSGPITSPFGYRIHPIFGTQIYHSGIDIGVDTGTPIVAADSGVVIEADWLGGYGYAVVIDHGNGLSTLYGHNSELAVSPGQSVQQGQVIAYAGSTGYSTGPHCHFEVRVNGSPVDPMGYL, from the coding sequence ATGAGACGATGGAAAAAAGGAGTAGCATGGCTTCTAATATGGGCGTTCTGTCAAGGGTTTGCAGTACCGTCGTTGGCAGAAAACTTAGAAGATGAGCTTTCTGATGTGCAATCACAAATGAATGAAGCACAGCACCGTAAAGAACTTGCTGAGGAGCAAATCGGTTCTGTTTCCGAACTGTTGCGTCAGATTCAAAGTGAGCTGGATGTGGCTTTGAATGAGTTGCATGCAATAGAGGTGCAGCAATCGCAAGTCAATGCCCAAATTCAACAAACTGAAGTGGAACTCGCTGCTGCGCAAAAGCGATTGGACGAACGTGAACGGATTTTAAATAAACGCTTGCGTGACGTATATATGCACGGCAAGCTGAATTATTTAGAAGTTATTTTAGGTGCGAAAAACTTTACCGATTTTGCCAATCGCTTGGAATTTTTAAAACGAATCGTTTCGGCCGATCTGAATTTGATTGCGGAAATTCGCGCCGAACGTGAGCTTATTTTGCAGAAAAAACAGCAGTTGGAAGCACAACGTCAGCAGTTGGCACAACTGCAAGCCGAAGCGGAAGCAAAGAAGACCGTTGTCGAAAATAAAAAACAGGATCAACTGATCGTCTTAGCACGCTTACAAGATGAAAAGGCATTAGCAGAAGCGTCTTACGCGGAATTACAAGCTACCAGTCAGGATATCGAAGCACGCATTAGAGCACGGCAACAACAAGGTGCCAGTGCCGGACAGGTTGTGCATGGCAGTGGTGTTTTCGTTTGGCCGACAAGCGGTCCTATCACATCACCGTTCGGTTATCGTATTCACCCGATTTTCGGCACGCAGATTTATCATTCGGGCATCGATATCGGAGTCGATACCGGCACGCCTATTGTAGCAGCGGATAGCGGTGTTGTCATTGAAGCGGACTGGCTCGGCGGTTACGGCTATGCCGTTGTTATTGATCATGGGAATGGTTTGAGTACTTTGTACGGACATAACTCCGAGCTGGCGGTTTCGCCGGGGCAGAGTGTGCAACAGGGACAAGTTATAGCATATGCCGGTTCTACCGGTTATTCGACTGGACCGCATTGCCATTTTGAAGTGCGTGTTAACGGCTCGCCTGTAGACCCGATGGGATATCTCTGA
- a CDS encoding LmeA family phospholipid-binding protein — translation MKKFFLLIIILLLIVFGVGWFALPKMVENGLESYLAEKVPSEKMEVKMDLQNPLLLLAGTVSHIRADGSRVALDPLTYDRLTIDLHNVKFNMRKLLADHRFEPESIGGGTLGATLTAADLQTYLQGHVDNIDNLQVKIDDRQINVTGNVDLAGLLSGTVLVSGEPLLYDNVLQIRPTDLKFNNMGFAGVTTNFMKPIKVYDFRDFPWPVTANKVELSNHSVVMTALVR, via the coding sequence ATGAAAAAATTTTTCCTGCTTATCATCATTCTGCTCTTAATCGTTTTTGGGGTAGGGTGGTTTGCGTTACCGAAGATGGTAGAAAACGGTTTGGAAAGCTATCTGGCGGAAAAAGTGCCGTCGGAAAAAATGGAAGTGAAAATGGATTTACAGAATCCGTTATTGCTTTTGGCGGGAACGGTGAGCCATATTCGTGCTGACGGCTCGCGGGTAGCGTTAGATCCGTTGACGTATGATCGCTTGACGATTGATTTACACAACGTCAAATTTAACATGCGGAAATTGCTCGCTGACCACCGTTTTGAACCGGAATCTATAGGCGGCGGTACACTGGGGGCGACATTGACGGCAGCGGATCTGCAAACTTACCTGCAGGGGCATGTCGATAATATCGACAATTTACAAGTGAAAATTGATGATCGCCAAATCAACGTTACCGGTAATGTTGACTTGGCCGGATTATTATCCGGTACGGTTCTTGTTTCGGGTGAACCGCTTTTATATGACAATGTTCTGCAAATTCGTCCGACCGATTTGAAATTTAATAATATGGGCTTTGCCGGTGTTACGACTAATTTTATGAAACCGATTAAGGTGTATGATTTCCGTGACTTCCCATGGCCTGTTACAGCGAATAAAGTAGAACTCAGCAATCACAGCGTCGTTATGACGGCGTTGGTTCGTTAG
- the ftsE gene encoding cell division ATP-binding protein FtsE: MIRFENVSKRYGNNTALRNLNLHIEKGEFVFLVGPSGAGKSTFIKLLSHETVPDEGKVFVDGIEVNRLKKSKIPYLRRKLGIVFQDFRLLPNKTAFENVAFALEVMEVSRTEIKQKVHNALELVNLTAKANQLPANLSGGEQQRVAIARALVNRPVVLIADEPTGNLDPATAQTIMQLFNHINHLGTTIIMVTHAKELVNSMHKRVLTIENGEIVRDVQKGAYDEN, encoded by the coding sequence ATGATTCGCTTTGAAAATGTGAGCAAGCGGTACGGTAATAATACCGCATTGCGAAATTTAAATTTACATATTGAAAAAGGTGAATTTGTCTTTCTCGTCGGACCGAGTGGGGCGGGGAAATCTACTTTTATTAAGCTGCTTTCGCATGAAACCGTGCCGGACGAAGGTAAAGTTTTCGTCGACGGGATTGAAGTTAATCGCTTAAAAAAGAGTAAGATCCCGTACCTGCGCCGTAAACTCGGGATCGTTTTTCAGGACTTCCGCCTTTTGCCGAACAAAACGGCATTTGAAAATGTCGCTTTTGCTTTAGAAGTTATGGAAGTTTCGCGCACTGAAATTAAGCAGAAAGTACATAACGCGTTGGAGCTTGTCAATTTGACAGCCAAAGCCAACCAATTACCCGCCAATTTGTCGGGGGGCGAACAACAACGCGTAGCGATTGCCCGTGCACTGGTTAATCGCCCGGTTGTCTTAATCGCCGACGAACCGACAGGAAACTTGGATCCGGCCACAGCACAAACCATTATGCAGTTGTTTAATCACATCAATCATCTTGGTACCACGATCATCATGGTGACGCATGCGAAAGAGCTCGTTAATAGTATGCATAAACGTGTTCTGACGATTGAAAACGGAGAGATTGTGCGTGATGTACAGAAAGGGGCTTACGATGAAAATTAG
- the prfB gene encoding peptide chain release factor 2 (programmed frameshift), translated as MLEDLKQPLESLRERIIEIRDSLDLPTLKERLVNYDIKMSDPNFWNDADNAKKVSKEATDLKDTIETYESLSERIKEVEQLWQLALAEEDDSLEGEIQNELDELSAIVEAKEIELMLSGEYDGNNAILTLHAGAGGTEAQDWTQMLLRMFTRWGEQHHFKVELADILPGDDAGVKSATVTFEGKNAYGMLRAEKGVHRLVRISPFDAAARRHTSFSAVDVMPEIADDVVVDINMDEVRVDYFRASGAGGQHVNKTSSAVRMTHLPTGIVVQCQNERSQMQNREQAMRFLRAKLFELELEKREQLRKDIGGSHEAIEWGSQIRSYVFHPYTMVKDHRTGVETGNVQAVMDGDLDPFIEGYLKQKMKKSEAKP; from the exons ATGCTGGAAGATTTAAAACAGCCGTTGGAAAGTTTGAGAGAGAGAATCATAGAAATCAGGGATTCACTT GACCTGCCTACATTAAAGGAAAGATTGGTCAATTACGATATAAAGATGAGTGATCCGAACTTCTGGAATGATGCCGACAATGCGAAAAAGGTCTCCAAAGAAGCAACGGATTTAAAAGATACGATCGAAACGTATGAATCGCTTTCGGAACGCATCAAAGAAGTGGAACAACTTTGGCAGTTGGCACTCGCGGAGGAAGACGACTCGCTAGAAGGGGAAATTCAAAACGAATTGGATGAGCTTTCCGCCATCGTAGAGGCCAAAGAGATCGAGCTGATGCTGTCGGGCGAATATGACGGCAATAACGCGATTTTGACGTTGCATGCAGGAGCCGGAGGTACCGAAGCACAGGACTGGACACAAATGCTGTTGCGGATGTTCACCCGTTGGGGCGAGCAGCATCACTTTAAAGTGGAATTGGCCGATATTTTGCCCGGTGATGATGCCGGTGTAAAAAGTGCGACCGTCACTTTTGAGGGTAAAAATGCATACGGCATGTTGCGCGCGGAAAAAGGAGTACATCGCTTGGTGCGCATTTCACCGTTTGACGCAGCAGCACGGAGACATACCTCGTTTTCCGCGGTCGATGTCATGCCGGAAATTGCTGATGATGTAGTTGTCGATATTAATATGGACGAAGTTCGTGTGGATTATTTTCGCGCCAGCGGCGCAGGTGGTCAGCACGTCAACAAAACGAGTTCCGCCGTGCGAATGACACACTTGCCTACCGGCATTGTGGTGCAATGCCAAAATGAACGTTCCCAGATGCAGAACCGTGAGCAGGCCATGCGCTTCTTACGGGCGAAACTGTTTGAATTGGAATTGGAAAAACGCGAACAGTTGCGGAAAGATATTGGCGGTTCGCATGAAGCTATTGAATGGGGCAGCCAGATTCGTTCCTATGTATTCCATCCGTATACGATGGTAAAAGATCATCGTACCGGTGTAGAAACCGGTAATGTGCAAGCGGTCATGGATGGCGATTTAGATCCGTTCATTGAAGGTTATTTAAAACAGAAAATGAAGAAATCTGAGGCGAAACCATGA
- the ftsX gene encoding permease-like cell division protein FtsX, with translation MKIRTFLYFLKEAFRSFFRNGWMTIASILTVTLSLFILGMFMTTVWNLNHAASYLENQVELSVYLKDGLTSEQIHAVEQKIKSVPQTKSVAFVNKDQALAEFKDRLGDQSYLLDSLNGNPLPSSFTVVYETPEGVHHGAELFVNYPEVESVQYGQETIEKLFQFTQIVRIAGMILIVFLAFATIFIVSNTIRLTVYARRKEIEIMKYVGATNGFIRWPFLLEGMILGTIGAIFAGIFLWQLYVWALRELVANGFAFLPLIPVYPFIAQVAAILLVAGILIGVVGSAISVHKYMKV, from the coding sequence ATGAAAATTAGAACCTTTTTGTACTTTCTCAAAGAAGCGTTTCGTTCGTTCTTTCGTAACGGCTGGATGACAATCGCTTCGATTTTGACAGTGACCTTATCCCTGTTTATTTTAGGCATGTTCATGACTACAGTCTGGAATTTAAATCACGCTGCTTCTTACCTGGAAAATCAGGTTGAGCTAAGTGTGTACTTAAAAGACGGACTGACGTCAGAGCAGATTCATGCAGTGGAACAGAAAATTAAAAGCGTTCCTCAGACCAAGTCCGTAGCTTTTGTAAATAAGGATCAGGCACTCGCGGAATTTAAAGATCGCTTGGGCGATCAAAGTTACTTGCTGGATTCCTTAAATGGCAATCCGTTGCCATCTTCCTTTACGGTCGTTTACGAAACACCGGAAGGAGTCCATCACGGTGCAGAATTATTTGTGAACTATCCAGAAGTGGAAAGCGTTCAATACGGACAGGAAACAATTGAAAAATTATTCCAATTCACGCAGATTGTCAGAATCGCTGGGATGATTTTGATTGTCTTCCTGGCCTTTGCTACGATTTTTATCGTTTCCAATACGATTCGTTTGACCGTTTACGCGCGACGTAAAGAAATAGAAATTATGAAATACGTCGGCGCTACGAACGGATTTATTCGTTGGCCGTTTCTTTTGGAGGGTATGATTCTCGGTACAATAGGCGCCATTTTTGCAGGCATTTTCTTGTGGCAATTGTACGTATGGGCGCTGCGGGAATTAGTTGCCAATGGATTTGCATTTTTGCCCTTGATTCCGGTATATCCTTTTATTGCGCAAGTGGCAGCCATTTTACTTGTGGCCGGTATTTTGATCGGCGTTGTCGGCAGCGCGATTTCGGTGCACAAGTACATGAAGGTATAG
- a CDS encoding transketolase family protein, giving the protein MAKATRDAYGEILKELGAENPKIVVLDADLSSSTKTAEFKKVFPERHFNCGIAEQNMMGVAAGFATTGKIPFASTFAVFGAGRAYEQIRNSICYPKLNVKIAVTHSGLTVGEDGATHQMLEDISLMRTLPNMTVTVPADASETKAIIRWAADYEGPVYIRMGRAKVEDVMPEGCTFTPGKATLLRNGADVTLMACGVMVAPALEAAEILDAEGISARVVNMSSIKPIDVSAIHEAVKMTGAIVSCEEHNMIGGLGAAIAEVLVQSAPAPMEMVGTEDTFGESGTPDALLEKYGLTAAHIVLASKRVISRKSRV; this is encoded by the coding sequence ATGGCCAAAGCAACGCGTGATGCATACGGCGAAATCCTGAAAGAATTGGGGGCCGAGAATCCAAAGATTGTTGTTTTGGATGCTGATTTATCTTCGTCTACCAAAACAGCGGAATTTAAAAAAGTCTTTCCCGAACGACATTTTAACTGTGGTATTGCCGAGCAAAACATGATGGGGGTTGCCGCAGGTTTTGCGACAACGGGAAAAATTCCCTTTGCTTCGACGTTTGCTGTATTCGGCGCCGGTCGTGCCTACGAACAAATCCGAAATTCTATTTGCTATCCTAAACTCAACGTTAAAATTGCGGTGACGCATTCCGGTCTGACTGTCGGTGAAGACGGAGCGACGCACCAGATGCTCGAAGACATTTCGCTGATGCGTACACTGCCGAATATGACGGTAACCGTTCCGGCGGATGCCTCCGAAACGAAGGCTATTATTCGTTGGGCCGCTGACTATGAAGGTCCGGTTTATATTCGTATGGGCCGTGCCAAAGTGGAGGATGTTATGCCCGAAGGCTGTACGTTTACACCGGGCAAAGCGACATTATTGCGTAATGGCGCCGATGTAACGCTTATGGCGTGCGGTGTAATGGTGGCGCCGGCATTAGAGGCAGCGGAAATTCTTGATGCGGAAGGGATTTCAGCACGAGTCGTCAATATGAGCAGCATTAAACCAATTGATGTGTCGGCCATCCATGAAGCGGTCAAGATGACCGGCGCGATTGTTTCTTGTGAAGAACACAATATGATTGGCGGTTTAGGTGCGGCGATTGCCGAGGTGCTGGTTCAATCTGCACCGGCGCCCATGGAAATGGTCGGTACTGAAGATACTTTCGGGGAGTCCGGAACACCGGATGCGTTGTTGGAGAAGTACGGTTTGACAGCAGCACATATTGTACTAGCCTCGAAACGTGTTATCAGTCGAAAGAGCAGAGTATAA
- a CDS encoding DUF5693 family protein, whose product MFDYLKKNAIFIVLLGIAFIAAGAVNWQRMTVENANRSVEMVYDYGHVTELAASEGKTVDEALALFRKAGVTSFAVYDATVEKLINNGYVQISSQLSTEDKMRLGMASDSVVMTATEKTGANERLQEASEDLALRLPQGAVTKATTSDGKFMLGIKAIDEKALHQMSLGISAAEIKDIQSRGFGVVVRPTNYTAMTKAKADHFLTRLDANEPVRAIIFVGQEAFGYPGQMDYIGEGLKARGIPVALLESPTQLQFEKQLGAVDMVKHLDYYGVRAYSMFRDELVKLSAEEASQRHFISDTERNIRLNLFSTYKRPIPGKTLLESDTSYIALTAEKLQAHGYTLGKASVMPHFHESRALQLLVLLGVGALTGAAFCALTGARRKIGYGLALLTFIGLGTLLFTHWQILARQVAGLLIAVTTPTVAMYGVFRYWRQVDWHEMESRWSLFGKAIVQLALVSLFSLLGGWLLSAILAATPFFMEMEIFRGVKAAFLLPVICVAILYVRIFPTFRSHAYENWQDFPDFAARFLHLPVRVGTLMLAGFIGIAGLIFIGRSGHEEGVPVSQLEISLRRFLESTLAVRPRSKEFLIGHPAFLLVPLALAKRWPQWLHFLLVIAAGIGQASIVETFAHMRSPLWMSTLRGVNGVLIGILVGVIVILGTYVLSALNGYRSRANEEA is encoded by the coding sequence ATGTTTGATTATTTGAAAAAGAATGCGATTTTTATAGTGTTGTTGGGGATTGCATTTATAGCTGCAGGTGCCGTTAATTGGCAACGAATGACCGTTGAAAACGCCAATCGCAGTGTGGAAATGGTCTATGATTACGGACATGTCACGGAACTTGCAGCAAGCGAAGGAAAAACTGTAGACGAGGCGCTTGCCCTGTTTCGCAAGGCAGGCGTCACGTCTTTTGCCGTTTATGACGCTACCGTTGAAAAACTTATCAACAACGGTTATGTACAGATCTCATCCCAACTTTCAACAGAGGATAAAATGCGCTTGGGCATGGCTTCGGATTCTGTCGTTATGACGGCGACCGAAAAAACCGGAGCCAATGAACGTTTGCAGGAAGCAAGCGAAGACTTGGCTTTACGACTGCCTCAAGGCGCAGTGACGAAAGCCACCACATCGGACGGAAAATTCATGCTGGGAATTAAGGCGATTGACGAAAAGGCTCTCCATCAAATGAGTCTCGGCATTTCGGCTGCTGAAATAAAAGACATTCAGAGCCGTGGGTTCGGCGTAGTTGTACGACCAACGAATTATACCGCTATGACTAAGGCGAAGGCGGATCATTTCCTGACACGCTTGGATGCAAATGAACCTGTGCGCGCTATTATTTTTGTCGGCCAGGAAGCATTCGGATACCCTGGCCAGATGGATTATATCGGCGAAGGACTAAAGGCGCGCGGCATTCCGGTGGCGTTGCTGGAATCGCCGACACAGTTGCAATTTGAAAAGCAGCTGGGCGCCGTGGATATGGTGAAACACCTGGACTATTATGGTGTGCGCGCCTATAGTATGTTTCGCGATGAACTGGTGAAATTGAGCGCGGAGGAGGCTTCGCAGCGTCATTTCATCAGCGACACGGAACGTAATATTCGATTAAATTTGTTTTCCACGTATAAACGACCGATTCCCGGCAAAACTCTTTTAGAGTCGGACACGAGCTACATCGCTTTAACGGCTGAAAAACTGCAGGCGCACGGTTACACACTCGGTAAGGCAAGCGTCATGCCTCATTTTCATGAAAGTCGCGCTTTACAGTTGCTCGTATTATTGGGTGTGGGCGCATTAACCGGAGCCGCATTTTGTGCATTGACCGGAGCTCGCCGAAAAATCGGTTATGGGCTGGCACTGCTTACGTTTATCGGCTTAGGGACTTTGCTTTTTACCCACTGGCAAATTCTTGCTCGTCAGGTAGCAGGCTTGTTGATTGCGGTGACTACGCCGACGGTAGCCATGTACGGTGTTTTCCGTTATTGGCGGCAAGTCGATTGGCACGAAATGGAATCGCGTTGGAGTTTATTCGGGAAAGCGATTGTGCAATTGGCGCTTGTCAGTCTGTTTTCTCTTCTTGGTGGCTGGCTTTTAAGTGCAATATTAGCGGCGACGCCTTTCTTTATGGAAATGGAAATTTTCCGCGGCGTTAAAGCGGCATTTTTATTGCCGGTTATATGTGTAGCTATTTTATATGTACGCATTTTCCCGACGTTTCGCAGTCACGCGTATGAGAATTGGCAAGATTTTCCTGATTTCGCTGCTCGGTTTTTACACCTGCCGGTACGCGTAGGAACCTTGATGTTGGCCGGATTTATCGGCATTGCAGGACTGATTTTCATTGGTCGCAGCGGCCATGAAGAAGGAGTACCGGTATCGCAGTTGGAAATTTCATTACGACGTTTCTTGGAATCAACGCTTGCGGTGCGTCCACGGTCAAAAGAATTCTTGATCGGACATCCGGCCTTTTTGCTTGTACCTCTTGCTTTGGCGAAACGTTGGCCGCAGTGGTTGCACTTTTTATTGGTCATCGCTGCGGGTATTGGCCAAGCTTCGATAGTAGAAACGTTTGCACATATGCGCTCCCCGTTATGGATGAGTACGTTACGGGGTGTAAATGGTGTATTGATTGGTATCTTGGTAGGGGTTATTGTGATTCTCGGAACTTATGTGTTAAGTGCATTGAACGGATACAGGAGTCGGGCGAATGAAGAGGCCTAG